CGTGACAGGGgaagcctcgacctcctcaTCCATGATGCGGGCATCCTTTGAGAGCTGATCACCGCCGGACCCATCGCTAACGGTAATGGGATCCCCCACGCCCCCAGACCGGGGAGGCTCGggtgctccctcctgctcttgaGCGCGAGGCGCCTCGACCTGCCTTGGTGACGGTGGGGCGGCCTCTCCCACCGACGGACAAGGCGGGGTGGTCTCGACGCTTGTCGATGGCCGAGGATTGAATGAGCATGTGTATGTTCAAAAATGATACGTCAGCCGTCGAAGAGCTCGATGCAAGAATCACCCAGCGCCAATACCACTAAAAGGAGAATCAACCACTCACCCGAGCCTTTGGGAGCTGCCCCCACCTTCAGCTTCTTGGCCATCAagggctgggcctgctccaACAGCCGCTTCAGTCTGAGGAAAGGGGAATAACGTAAGAAAAGCCGTGACACAATAATGCACAAAGACATCAGAAAACAAGAGCCGTGATGTTAAAATCTTAGCACCTCGACCAGCTTGCCTCGAGCCGCCCCGCGTCGAGACCCCAGGCCTTTTGTGGGCAGGTGCGGGCTTTGGCTCGACGTCTCCCGATCGACGAGCATTGGGGCCAGAGCCCCCATGACCTACATCCCCCTGACTCGAAGCCGCGGTGCGGccacgagtcagtggccccgtcgccataGTCTTGACCCGGTGGCCTGCCCCAGGCGCGGGAGGAGGTTGGGGGCGTGAAATGGCCCGACCCGGCGCAGGTAGtggaggggtgtcggcgcgaGAACGACTCGGTGAGGGCTCCCTCTGATGTCCGTCCGGTGCCCTCTTAGGGGCTCCCATCCAAGGAATGTCAACGTCGGCCTGCGGAGGGTCCTCGAGGATCTTGTCGAGACGAGCCACCATCCCCTCAGAATCGTCGCTACCATCATCGCCCTCGTTGTCGTCGCCCTCGTCGGGGGAATCCTCCTCGGGTTCcaccctctgcctggattttgcCCGACGCGTCTCCAGCACTTGTCGCTCaagattctttttcttttccttcttcttttctaagtcctttgcggacttctGCTTCTCCGCGGACTCACGTCTCCTGTCGCGATCGatgtcgtcctcctttaccggaggccttgaCGACCGATCGTCAAACGATCCCTGTGTGGGTGGGAATAAGTCTAAAGAAGGGTCGAAAAAATCAGGAATTGAAGTCATAGCAAGAAGAAGGACTTACCAGGTCAATCGACCCCTCATCGGGCCTCATGGGCAAGCCATTGACGCACTCAGGCTGAAAATCGCCTGCGACGGCCGCCCTGACTCTGGCGGCGACCTCGTCGTCCGTGGGCGCcttgttggacatccgacacgcctcaaGGTCGTGAGACGAAATGCCAGGGCCCATttcatccatcctcagcggccgagacatcaacgggagtacCCGTCGATGGTGGACGCCGAGAGGACGAGTGTAGCGGTCAAGCCTTCCTCACGAAGTTTCTTCAAGGTGTCGAGGATGGGATGGAGTCATGACTGGAGGGTCTTGACGACGCCATAGTTCCAGTGGTCCAGACGCTCCAAGATCAACCGCCCGGTGTAGTCGGGgaagaggtcgtcgtcgtttcgcaggtagaaccactgagagtcccacccagcatggttcgacgtcagccccacagggatgtactctcgaggctcctccgccttgccggtcttcagcaccaggttgaggcagccggcccgcaccggcttcctcacccctgtaGCCCGaccgggggcgttgaagagctcgccccggtacaggtggagccacaggtcctagtgcggcatcatcccaaggtagccctcacacaccgcggcaaaaatCACCGCGGCGGTTATGGCGTTCGgcgaaaaatgctggagctccacgccgtaatggtggcagagcgcccgcataaaGCGGCTCGGAGGGGAACCCAGACCATGGCGGTGAAACTTAGTGAAGGAGACCACATACCCCTTGGGCGGTCTCGGCTCCCAGTGGTCCGCCGCCggtgcgatccactccggccgcgacgAGGAAACGCGAGGGCGCAGGAGcccctccttctcaagctccaacagtcggcgctccgtcatcaacgacgggcgccagtcatcggcggcgatgagtctcaccggCATCTTGAGGAGGAAGGAAAGCGGCTCCGCTACTGTGTGCTCGAGGATGCGCACGCGTGGAGATGGCAAGGAGGCAGAGGCAAGAACAAAGGCGGAAGGCGGAAGGAATGAAGGATGGAAGACCCAACGATATTTATAGATGGCTAACCTCCAACGGGCAGATCCGGCGGATGTGGTAACTCCCctagtaaatgcgccgcctaacggtccttgTTTTTGTCACTGACAGGGCGCTACGAATTCCACGATGGTACGGTGCCGCAACAGCTCCtgcctgaaaaggcgcgcccaacgggcgaaaaggcgaaccgccgcgaTCCCAGTCATCGGCAGCGATGAGTCTCACCAGCATCTTGAGGAGGAAGGAAAGCGGCTCCGCTACTGTGTGCTCGAGGATGCGCGCGCGTGGAGATGGCAAGGAGGCAGATGCAAGAACAAAGGCGGAAGGTAGAAGGATTGAAGGCTGGAAGACCCAACGATATTTATAGATCGCTAACCTCCAACGGGTAGATCCGGTGGATGTGGTAACTCCCctagtaaatgcgccgcctaacggttcTTGTTTCTCTCACTGACAGGGCGCTACGAATTCCACGACGGTATAGTGCCGCAatggctcccgcctgaaaaggcaCGCCCaatgggcaaaaaggcgaaccgccgcgaTCCCTCCTTCCCCTGCAAGGCAAGGTACGTATCTGTCACGACGaaaatctcgagaggtcgcagacTGGCCTGCAGAATGGGTTCGACAGTcgatctcgagtaccagagtcagggatgcccagcgagtggtcgaaaaacgaggcctgcctcgagaactcgctgtggatgtccaaggcgaggacgagacggtcgagaggaatccccattAAGGGAGGcagcgagccgctggactctatcgagcGAGACCAGTaatcccgaccacgtcgaccccgctttatgagaacgcctccgggctacactTGACCCCCTCGAATGggacacaggttctcacttggattacccgataGGAGCTTGACCTGGGGTAGGtgacgctcgctccaccgggagtatGTCACGACCCCGATGCGGAACCGGCCTATCGAGGCCCAAAGCCCCCCTTCCATAATGGACAACTTTCGAAGAAGGGGGAAATCGAGAGCATTCCATTAGAAAgggcaacataaccctcgaaggagtcaaaaactcctccaagggctcaggGGCTACCCCCAAGGGGGTCGCTCGCGTGACCCCATGAAAACTCGACCAACGAGAGgagcctctactcgagcgcaagcgctcgaataagagactcgggggctactgtcgagggtgtcaataagggatacccaaaccAATACGCATAACAA
This window of the Sorghum bicolor cultivar BTx623 chromosome 7, Sorghum_bicolor_NCBIv3, whole genome shotgun sequence genome carries:
- the LOC110437228 gene encoding TRAF3-interacting protein 1-like; translated protein: MSNKAPTDDEVAARVRAAVAGDFQPECVNGLPMRPDEGSIDLGSFDDRSSRPPVKEDDIDRDRRRESAEKQKSAKDLEKKKEKKKNLERQVLETRRAKSRQRVEPEEDSPDEGDDNEGDDGSDDSEGMVARLDKILEDPPQADVDIPWMGAPKRAPDGHQREPSPSRSRADTPPLPAPGRAISRPQPPPAPGAGHRVKTMATGPLTRGRTAASSQGDVGHGGSGPNARRSGDVEPKPAPAHKRPGVSTRGGSRLKRLLEQAQPLMAKKLKVGAAPKGSGGPASISTEPGREDGVVAITCAMRTPVDPQSEIKGSLYGMDGLALGFLRDWRPWEEPITEEGGKASTSGGGDANEIGTLGRSMTTGGSLLSSTFFCATEARLRPFKS